A genomic window from Desulfovibrio gilichinskyi includes:
- the trxC gene encoding thioredoxin TrxC, with protein MPDSNSDSLHIVCSKCQAINRVISGKLIDNPTCGKCGELVLSSKPVNLSDLTFERFISKTELPVLVDFWASWCGHCRTMAPSFQAAAQELFPKILTVKVDTESSKAISAKFGIRSLPTMAVFKKGREVNRISGAMSTQQIVAWAKQSAE; from the coding sequence ATGCCGGATTCTAATTCAGATTCACTACACATTGTATGTTCTAAATGTCAGGCAATAAACAGGGTTATTTCGGGTAAACTTATCGATAATCCTACTTGCGGTAAATGCGGAGAATTAGTGCTTAGTTCAAAGCCTGTTAATCTGAGTGATTTGACTTTTGAAAGATTCATTTCAAAAACTGAATTACCTGTGCTGGTGGATTTCTGGGCTTCATGGTGCGGTCATTGCCGGACAATGGCTCCATCATTTCAAGCTGCTGCGCAAGAATTGTTTCCCAAAATTCTGACCGTTAAAGTGGATACAGAAAGCTCGAAAGCAATATCTGCTAAATTCGGTATAAGGTCACTGCCCACTATGGCTGTTTTTAAAAAAGGGCGTGAAGTAAATCGTATCTCAGGAGCTATGTCCACTCAGCAGATTGTGGCATGGGCGAAGCAGTCAGCGGAGTAA
- a CDS encoding mechanosensitive ion channel family protein has protein sequence MRYSVKSLLVAVLFLLAVPSVGLSSIMFPLEPPDTSSPRATLDSFIYYTDKLYEAASISDDDFTLEAEYLQRAEGCFDFSEIPPTLVADLSIEAVLRLREILDRIDLPDLNDVPDKNDIKSIDVVAWRMPHTEITIGRVAKGPRVGSYLFTPETVTKLAEYYDEVRELPYKQNKVDPDYCGLYEQFIYSSGWMIPDGLLSELPPWMKSGYMGQAVWQWVGLFILLVLGGLCLWIVWLINKRMKCRFESYSWAPWRLAFPLFGMALCAFLEYLIDKQINITGHVLSIVIMGLEGVFFIFFGFAIIVAGNVIMHGIIASSKIKEEALDADVIKLVVRLATFGLVFVLFYNAGSYFGVPVTAVFASAGIVGIAVALAARETLANFFGGVSIFLDRPFRAGDYIVLDSGERGEVKAVGMRSTRLLTRDNILITIPNSVITNVKITNQSMPEPHFRVRIKLGVAYGSDVDRVEALLMDQALNNELVVASPAPRVRFRAFGDSALEYELLCWAACPEDKGRVIHTLSRDIYKKFNEEGIVMPFPQRDVHLHKAE, from the coding sequence ATGCGTTATTCAGTAAAGTCTTTATTGGTGGCAGTTCTTTTTTTGCTGGCTGTTCCTTCAGTTGGCTTAAGTTCGATAATGTTTCCTCTTGAACCGCCGGACACTTCAAGCCCGCGGGCAACTTTGGACAGTTTTATATATTATACAGATAAGTTGTACGAGGCTGCCTCCATTTCTGACGATGATTTTACGTTGGAAGCGGAGTATTTGCAGAGAGCTGAAGGTTGTTTTGATTTTAGTGAAATTCCGCCTACTTTGGTTGCAGATCTCAGCATTGAGGCTGTGCTCAGACTGCGCGAGATATTGGATAGAATCGATTTACCGGACTTAAACGATGTCCCTGATAAAAATGATATAAAAAGCATAGATGTTGTTGCATGGCGCATGCCGCACACAGAGATAACCATTGGAAGGGTAGCAAAAGGTCCGCGAGTCGGATCGTATCTTTTTACCCCTGAAACTGTGACCAAATTGGCTGAATATTATGATGAAGTTAGAGAGTTACCGTACAAGCAAAACAAAGTTGATCCAGATTATTGTGGGCTATACGAGCAATTCATTTATTCTTCTGGGTGGATGATTCCGGATGGTCTTTTAAGCGAATTACCGCCGTGGATGAAATCAGGTTATATGGGACAGGCTGTTTGGCAGTGGGTTGGACTTTTCATACTTCTTGTACTCGGCGGGCTGTGTCTTTGGATCGTATGGCTTATAAATAAACGTATGAAATGCAGATTTGAAAGCTACTCCTGGGCACCATGGCGGTTGGCTTTTCCATTGTTCGGGATGGCTCTATGTGCATTTCTTGAGTATCTTATCGATAAACAGATTAATATCACGGGGCATGTTCTTTCAATTGTCATTATGGGGCTTGAAGGCGTCTTTTTTATTTTCTTTGGGTTTGCAATAATCGTTGCCGGAAATGTTATTATGCACGGGATTATTGCATCTTCAAAAATCAAAGAAGAAGCTCTTGATGCGGATGTTATTAAGCTTGTTGTCAGGCTTGCTACATTCGGTTTAGTTTTTGTTTTATTTTACAATGCCGGGAGTTATTTCGGTGTTCCTGTAACGGCTGTTTTCGCTTCTGCCGGTATTGTAGGTATCGCGGTCGCTCTCGCCGCTCGGGAAACATTGGCCAACTTTTTCGGAGGTGTTTCAATCTTTCTGGACAGGCCGTTCAGAGCCGGTGATTATATAGTCCTTGATTCAGGAGAGAGGGGAGAAGTTAAGGCCGTCGGTATGCGCAGTACCCGCTTGCTCACGCGTGATAATATTCTGATCACTATTCCTAATTCCGTTATCACTAATGTTAAAATTACAAATCAGAGTATGCCGGAACCGCATTTCAGGGTGCGTATCAAGTTAGGGGTAGCTTACGGTTCTGATGTTGATAGAGTTGAAGCTTTGTTAATGGATCAGGCCCTTAATAATGAGCTTGTTGTCGCTTCGCCAGCGCCACGCGTTCGTTTTCGTGCTTTCGGTGACTCTGCATTAGAGTATGAATTACTCTGCTGGGCGGCTTGCCCTGAGGATAAAGGTAGAGTTATTCATACACTTAGCCGTGATATTTATAAGAAATTTAACGAAGAAGGGATCGTCATGCCATTTCCGCAACGGGATGTGCATTTGCATAAGGCTGAGTGA
- a CDS encoding 3-oxoacyl-ACP synthase III family protein: protein MKPLINTIDYYIPDETVDCFELDERKPEWHVRNSLPKTGVRFLHHSDKDETTLQMARKAAEKALKNISNSALPDTLIVCTQTPDNLLPHVSACLQHELGLPSSTKCFDISLGCSGFCYGLSTAYAYLAAEISQRVLFVTVDNYSKIINPDTNKAFLLFSDGACATIIDKPEILPVFQFGTDGSRCKSIICENTGISVTTGKDPEAPILPPDFQMDGYKVLQFTIKTIPPEIIKLAKSAKISLDDIDLFIFHQASRKVLEEIGKKLSIPEEKLIIDLEEVGNTTSSSIPIAMKRAEDRGILKRGDKILLFGFGIGLSWSGAIIEY from the coding sequence ATGAAGCCTCTTATTAATACAATAGACTATTATATCCCCGATGAAACAGTTGATTGTTTCGAATTAGATGAACGCAAACCGGAATGGCATGTCCGCAATTCTCTGCCAAAAACAGGCGTTCGTTTTCTACATCATTCAGATAAAGATGAAACAACTCTTCAAATGGCTCGCAAAGCCGCTGAGAAGGCTCTTAAAAATATATCAAACTCAGCGCTACCGGATACTCTTATAGTCTGCACTCAAACTCCGGATAACCTTCTTCCGCATGTCTCTGCATGTTTGCAACATGAGCTTGGACTTCCTTCTTCCACCAAATGTTTTGATATCAGTTTAGGTTGCAGCGGGTTCTGTTACGGACTTTCAACCGCTTACGCTTATCTGGCTGCCGAAATTTCTCAAAGAGTGCTTTTTGTTACTGTTGATAATTATTCAAAAATCATCAATCCGGATACCAATAAAGCCTTCCTGCTCTTTTCCGACGGTGCATGCGCTACTATCATCGACAAACCTGAAATTTTACCTGTCTTCCAATTTGGAACTGACGGCAGTCGCTGTAAATCCATTATATGCGAAAATACCGGAATAAGCGTTACAACAGGCAAAGACCCTGAAGCTCCGATTTTACCACCTGACTTTCAGATGGATGGCTACAAAGTCCTCCAGTTTACAATCAAAACAATTCCTCCCGAAATTATAAAGCTTGCAAAGTCTGCAAAGATTTCGCTTGATGACATTGACCTTTTTATCTTCCACCAAGCCAGTCGAAAAGTGCTTGAAGAAATAGGTAAAAAACTTTCCATACCGGAAGAGAAATTGATTATCGACCTTGAAGAGGTAGGAAATACAACTTCATCTTCTATCCCCATCGCTATGAAAAGAGCAGAAGACCGTGGGATACTTAAACGCGGCGATAAAATATTACTCTTCGGCTTCGGAATCGGGCTAAGTTGGTCCGGAGCTATTATCGAATATTAA
- a CDS encoding ArnT family glycosyltransferase, with amino-acid sequence MTDNRTCYNFSDLSINIFYVLGIVALSTAVRALSLEYVEIGGDSLSVWENVVNLVNNGSYIEWTHHTIRWAINLPLYLMLKAFGTASTNYYILPILYSAISAVLVFYAGSVLKDRHFGFLSALLLILYPKMTTMGSQLWPGLYEMTYLLGGVLALLYWRKYGGWHLLAIAGILAGCAWGSRVTSIYYGPGILALLYLGKKRLRPILIFSVFFLAVVVLEWFCFYSITGRALGKFSIILRNHVSQGQLLITSGEYLLNFLNLIKLRGLLIVFLAGFAVSVWFLKRGDDNEKCISILFLGGLFFNVFMISSLHPLKLAAPIGSRYLTAGTPYLVMILLLGLRKWYESSPRAAKFFKYGLIIAFAAFTLKEVPSQNTFSRLQEDLQNGRIITEEKIPVLMRYTAWSPNIIEQSVMSLFGYEKQGRLKINEDIKMAKNARRMRIMLFGKQPDENYKPENINGYYYFYSGNEDDLAKSSRVGISDFDRKGHKLMIIPKTSLPQDLLKGAPIK; translated from the coding sequence ATGACTGACAATCGTACTTGTTATAATTTTTCAGATTTATCCATAAATATATTTTATGTGCTGGGTATAGTCGCTTTGTCTACAGCTGTACGGGCTCTCTCACTTGAGTATGTAGAAATAGGCGGGGACTCGCTTTCTGTTTGGGAAAATGTTGTTAACCTTGTTAATAACGGCAGTTACATCGAGTGGACTCATCATACTATCAGATGGGCTATCAACCTGCCGCTGTATTTGATGCTTAAAGCATTCGGAACGGCTTCCACTAATTATTATATTTTACCGATTCTTTATTCTGCGATCAGTGCTGTGCTTGTTTTTTATGCCGGCTCTGTTCTGAAAGATAGACACTTCGGCTTTCTCTCAGCTCTGCTCCTTATTCTATACCCCAAAATGACTACAATGGGCAGTCAGCTCTGGCCTGGGCTATACGAAATGACCTATTTACTGGGAGGTGTTCTTGCCCTGCTTTACTGGCGCAAGTATGGTGGATGGCATCTGCTCGCCATTGCAGGAATACTTGCCGGATGTGCATGGGGTTCGAGAGTTACCAGTATTTATTATGGTCCCGGAATTTTGGCCTTACTTTACCTGGGCAAAAAAAGATTGAGACCAATACTTATTTTTTCTGTTTTTTTCTTAGCTGTTGTCGTGCTTGAATGGTTTTGTTTTTATAGCATAACAGGAAGGGCTCTAGGGAAATTTAGCATTATTCTTCGCAATCATGTTTCGCAAGGTCAATTGCTAATAACATCCGGTGAATATCTGCTTAATTTTCTAAATCTCATAAAATTAAGAGGACTTTTAATCGTATTTTTGGCTGGATTTGCGGTCTCCGTCTGGTTTCTGAAACGAGGCGATGATAATGAAAAATGTATATCTATTTTGTTTCTGGGCGGCCTGTTTTTTAACGTATTTATGATATCCAGTTTGCACCCCCTTAAACTTGCAGCACCAATCGGCAGTAGGTACCTTACCGCTGGTACGCCATACTTGGTAATGATTCTTTTGTTAGGACTCAGGAAGTGGTATGAATCCTCCCCGCGCGCTGCAAAATTTTTTAAGTATGGTTTGATTATTGCTTTTGCCGCATTTACATTGAAAGAGGTTCCCTCGCAGAATACGTTCAGTCGATTGCAGGAAGATTTACAAAACGGACGCATCATTACTGAAGAAAAAATTCCGGTTCTTATGCGATACACTGCATGGTCTCCGAATATTATTGAGCAAAGCGTGATGAGCTTATTCGGGTATGAGAAGCAGGGAAGGCTCAAGATAAACGAAGATATAAAAATGGCGAAGAATGCCCGCCGGATGCGCATCATGCTTTTCGGAAAGCAGCCGGATGAAAATTACAAGCCTGAAAATATTAATGGATATTACTATTTCTATTCTGGTAATGAAGACGACTTGGCTAAGTCCTCACGTGTCGGTATTTCCGATTTCGACCGCAAGGGGCATAAATTGATGATAATTCCTAAAACATCACTACCGCAAGATCTTTTGAAAGGGGCTCCGATAAAATGA
- a CDS encoding glycosyltransferase family 2 protein, giving the protein MKTAVLIPCLNEEEAITSVVRDFTEQLPGCVIYVYDNGSTDRTVEVARAAGAFVATEKRRGKGNVVSRMFADIDADIYVLVDGDDTYDAAAAPAMVERLLSNNLDMVVGVRDHKDEDEAYRSGHQAGNAVFNKFLGVIFEKTFTDIFSGYRVFSKRFVKSFPCLSRGFEIEMEMSIHSITARLPVEEMVTTYGKRPEGSHSKLNTYKDGMRIFWTMLQLFKHIFPLKFYAGIGGVLALISLALGLPIVGEWVITGLVLKLPTAVLAASIGIIACLSIAIGIILDCVSKGHMEMRRLEYLNFTSPAVICPDCCPKDNSDGGAIVK; this is encoded by the coding sequence ATGAAAACAGCCGTTTTAATTCCATGTTTGAATGAAGAAGAAGCCATTACAAGTGTTGTTCGTGATTTTACTGAGCAATTACCGGGGTGTGTAATTTACGTTTATGATAACGGTTCAACTGATAGAACTGTTGAGGTCGCACGGGCTGCCGGAGCCTTTGTTGCTACGGAGAAAAGACGCGGTAAAGGTAATGTCGTAAGCCGCATGTTCGCAGATATTGATGCGGATATTTATGTGCTGGTAGATGGTGATGATACGTATGATGCTGCCGCCGCTCCGGCCATGGTTGAAAGACTCTTGAGCAATAATTTAGATATGGTTGTAGGCGTCCGCGATCATAAAGATGAAGATGAAGCATACAGATCAGGGCATCAGGCCGGAAATGCTGTCTTTAATAAGTTTCTGGGCGTGATATTTGAGAAGACTTTTACAGATATTTTTTCCGGGTATCGTGTCTTTTCAAAACGATTTGTAAAATCGTTCCCCTGCTTAAGCCGCGGATTTGAAATTGAAATGGAAATGAGCATTCATTCAATTACTGCCAGACTTCCTGTTGAAGAAATGGTTACAACTTACGGTAAGCGTCCGGAAGGAAGCCATAGTAAGCTGAATACATACAAAGACGGAATGCGTATTTTTTGGACGATGTTGCAACTGTTCAAACATATTTTTCCGCTCAAATTCTATGCTGGAATCGGGGGTGTTTTGGCTCTGATTTCTCTGGCTCTGGGGCTTCCTATTGTCGGAGAATGGGTGATTACCGGGCTTGTTCTAAAGTTACCTACCGCTGTGCTTGCTGCGTCAATCGGCATTATTGCCTGTTTATCTATTGCGATCGGAATTATTCTGGATTGTGTAAGCAAAGGGCATATGGAAATGAGGAGGCTGGAATATTTAAACTTCACTTCGCCTGCGGTAATTTGTCCGGACTGCTGTCCAAAAGATAATTCTGATGGTGGCGCTATTGTTAAGTAG
- a CDS encoding GtrA family protein, which produces MLSSRFLRFCCIGGLGFIIYSAATYAGVGLGLPSLYAVIPGIIIALAVCYKAHHAFTFRKEGKISLRGWYKFLIANGVGSVINYGCYAIVLLMWPTIPLIIPLAVGSGMALIANYILSARYVFR; this is translated from the coding sequence TTGTTAAGTAGCAGGTTTTTGCGTTTTTGCTGTATCGGAGGACTGGGGTTTATTATTTACTCTGCGGCGACATATGCTGGTGTGGGGTTAGGTCTCCCCTCATTATACGCAGTTATCCCCGGGATAATAATTGCGTTGGCGGTTTGTTACAAGGCTCATCATGCCTTCACATTTCGTAAAGAAGGCAAAATTTCTTTACGAGGCTGGTATAAATTCTTGATCGCTAACGGGGTCGGAAGCGTAATTAATTATGGCTGTTATGCGATAGTTTTACTAATGTGGCCTACTATTCCTTTGATTATTCCTCTGGCTGTCGGTTCAGGGATGGCTCTTATTGCAAATTATATTTTATCAGCACGTTATGTCTTTCGCTGA
- a CDS encoding glycosyltransferase family 9 protein: protein MNDITAINPKRILVCQLRQIGDVVLATASVYLLHKKYPQAEIHVYTEEKCAPVFDNNPAVKYVWSINKEELRNPFKALAFYRKVGKAGYDLVVDFQQLPRCRWMLFFCGAPVRLSFNPPWYNRFLYTNWPESIPGGYAAKYKAGVLSPLGIEWGDAKPQIFVSEKEREEARSCLASLGVKDDELLITLDPSHRRYTRRWPAEHYGKLISLLAEKRKDIKFFIIYGPGEKDVALKVKSVSTLESRCVMLEKAGSLRLMAALIERAVLHIGNCSAPRHFAVGVGTPSITIPGSSSSAWTFPSPDHIEVVPELECQPCSSESCSRGDLACLKDLSPEDVLAKVLEKI, encoded by the coding sequence GTGAATGATATAACAGCAATTAATCCGAAACGAATTCTGGTCTGCCAATTGCGGCAAATCGGCGATGTCGTTTTAGCCACAGCATCCGTATATTTGTTGCATAAAAAATATCCGCAGGCTGAGATTCATGTATACACTGAAGAGAAGTGCGCTCCGGTTTTTGATAATAATCCTGCAGTTAAGTATGTCTGGTCCATAAATAAGGAGGAGCTGCGGAATCCATTTAAAGCATTAGCTTTTTATCGTAAAGTCGGAAAAGCCGGTTATGATCTGGTTGTGGATTTTCAGCAGCTTCCCAGATGTCGGTGGATGCTTTTCTTTTGTGGTGCTCCTGTGCGGCTTTCATTTAATCCTCCATGGTATAATCGTTTCTTATATACGAACTGGCCTGAATCTATTCCCGGGGGTTACGCGGCAAAATATAAGGCTGGGGTTCTGAGTCCTTTAGGAATAGAATGGGGAGATGCTAAGCCTCAGATTTTTGTCAGCGAAAAGGAACGGGAGGAAGCTAGATCATGTCTTGCTTCACTTGGTGTAAAAGATGATGAGCTTCTAATTACTTTAGATCCGTCTCACAGAAGATATACCCGACGATGGCCGGCAGAACATTATGGAAAATTAATTTCATTGCTGGCTGAAAAACGAAAAGATATTAAATTTTTTATAATTTATGGACCAGGCGAGAAAGACGTTGCGTTAAAAGTTAAATCAGTATCAACCCTTGAAAGCAGATGTGTAATGCTTGAGAAAGCCGGGTCATTGCGGCTTATGGCTGCGCTTATTGAAAGAGCTGTTTTACATATAGGAAACTGTTCCGCGCCGAGGCATTTTGCCGTTGGGGTCGGGACTCCGAGTATAACTATCCCGGGTTCATCGAGCAGTGCGTGGACTTTTCCTTCTCCTGATCACATAGAAGTGGTGCCTGAGCTTGAATGTCAGCCATGCAGCAGTGAAAGTTGTTCCAGAGGTGATCTGGCATGTCTTAAAGATCTATCTCCTGAAGATGTGCTTGCGAAGGTTTTAGAAAAAATTTGA
- the mrtJ gene encoding JDVT-CTERM system glutamic-type intramembrane protease MrtJ, whose amino-acid sequence MLEIKNRASMVYEFFVNRILKGIWNQLKWGACSFTDPIFYLFLSFGFVGLYVPSPDLKLSLALLFAKAFIEELFFRFLLQEGLDRFFRYGYRVGPLSLANVLASLVFSSMHLVSQPLSWAALTFIPSLAFGFIWQRYRSVVPGTIIHFAYNAFLFYQFM is encoded by the coding sequence ATGTTAGAGATTAAAAATAGGGCATCTATGGTTTATGAATTTTTTGTAAACAGAATCCTTAAAGGAATTTGGAACCAGTTGAAATGGGGAGCATGTAGTTTTACTGATCCTATTTTTTATCTGTTTTTATCTTTTGGATTTGTCGGATTGTATGTACCCAGTCCTGATTTAAAGCTTTCGCTTGCATTGTTGTTTGCTAAGGCTTTTATAGAAGAGCTTTTTTTCCGATTTCTTCTTCAAGAGGGACTTGATCGTTTTTTCCGTTATGGGTACAGAGTCGGCCCTCTCAGCCTTGCTAATGTTCTTGCTTCACTTGTTTTTTCCAGTATGCACTTGGTCAGTCAGCCTTTGAGCTGGGCTGCACTTACTTTTATTCCTTCACTTGCTTTTGGATTTATATGGCAACGCTACCGTAGCGTTGTTCCGGGAACAATCATTCATTTTGCTTATAATGCCTTTTTGTTCTATCAGTTCATGTAA
- the gspD gene encoding type II secretion system secretin GspD, producing MKLNMLKLLYKVVIALAIAITLLSSGAFAQPEGGDSVHANLESISLEEFIKFVGRYTGRNIVFNKGALPGTHVSIYAGQALTEPELMAVFQQVLSGAGFYAVTRDNVTYILPSRDAKLISPDIKANSSGGSGEEIVTSVFQLAGKMDPDKVTALLQPFSSQIGSVVSVPMADAVLVRDLQTNVDKMRKLLGIVRKVGAGQDTAIIDLQKTSAKSVAAKLESFYKKLSTAGKVGNVPVIEPVEWANSLLVSGSADQLTTIRALVSKLDKATESYSKLKVYRLHNIEAVVAGDVLKSLITGGGIPTAKGSGESGAATNTAKKNDSLGSDNNDGVQVSADETTNTLIVMADASQLPQIDKFVEQLDQAQDQVYIEALVLETSLSNAKEFGVEWEGAVKMGNSVSTIGSTKTSESNLAGYAANPSAMPGGFSMGVLGDMISYGGKSYPSIAALVNFTKSSSDFNLISAPQIMTIDNSEAEIFVGENRPYKTGESTTTGSGVVSTYSYKDVGIKLTIKPHINRKDGLIKLEVAQEYNTMSTAGTLDLPVTNDRTTKTTIILADGSTMVIGGMIQSEQTRGQSGVPYLSDLPLLGWLFKTQSNSGSKKTLMVFLSARIIRTTEQLEALSKAKMDKYRNQRARFNQYIEKEFNTYKNNDVPTDEPEISSTQSDG from the coding sequence GTGAAACTGAATATGCTTAAATTATTATATAAAGTAGTTATTGCACTGGCTATAGCCATTACCCTCCTGTCCTCAGGAGCTTTTGCTCAGCCTGAGGGCGGTGATTCTGTTCACGCAAATTTGGAAAGTATTTCTCTAGAAGAATTTATAAAATTTGTCGGGCGATATACCGGGCGGAATATTGTTTTTAATAAAGGAGCCTTACCGGGGACTCATGTAAGTATTTACGCTGGTCAGGCTTTGACTGAACCTGAACTTATGGCTGTTTTTCAGCAAGTTCTTTCAGGCGCAGGTTTTTATGCTGTTACACGTGACAATGTAACTTATATACTGCCTTCCCGAGATGCCAAGTTGATTTCACCTGACATTAAAGCAAATTCCTCAGGAGGTTCTGGAGAAGAGATTGTAACTTCTGTTTTTCAGCTCGCAGGGAAGATGGACCCGGATAAAGTTACAGCTCTTTTACAGCCGTTTTCGTCACAGATCGGATCTGTTGTATCGGTCCCCATGGCCGATGCTGTGCTTGTCCGCGATCTGCAGACAAATGTTGATAAAATGCGGAAACTGCTTGGAATTGTTCGTAAAGTCGGAGCCGGGCAGGATACGGCGATTATTGACTTGCAAAAAACAAGTGCAAAGTCCGTAGCCGCTAAGCTGGAGTCTTTTTATAAGAAACTTTCAACTGCCGGTAAAGTTGGTAACGTTCCTGTCATTGAACCTGTTGAATGGGCAAACAGCCTTCTTGTGTCAGGAAGCGCAGATCAGTTAACTACTATACGCGCTCTTGTTTCTAAGCTTGATAAGGCAACTGAATCATATTCAAAACTTAAAGTTTATCGTTTGCATAATATCGAAGCTGTTGTTGCCGGAGATGTTTTAAAGAGTCTGATTACCGGCGGCGGTATCCCTACGGCAAAAGGATCTGGTGAGAGTGGCGCAGCAACTAATACCGCCAAAAAAAATGATTCGCTAGGATCTGATAACAATGACGGAGTACAGGTTTCCGCGGATGAAACGACTAATACGCTGATTGTTATGGCCGATGCCTCTCAGCTCCCGCAAATAGATAAGTTTGTTGAACAGCTGGATCAGGCTCAGGATCAGGTTTATATAGAGGCACTTGTTCTTGAAACATCACTTTCTAATGCGAAAGAGTTCGGAGTGGAATGGGAGGGTGCTGTTAAAATGGGAAACAGCGTTTCTACCATCGGCTCCACTAAGACTTCTGAGAGTAATCTTGCTGGATATGCGGCAAATCCAAGTGCTATGCCCGGTGGCTTCTCCATGGGTGTTTTAGGTGATATGATTTCCTATGGGGGGAAGAGTTATCCGTCGATAGCGGCTTTAGTTAATTTCACCAAATCTTCTTCAGATTTTAATCTTATTTCAGCTCCGCAGATTATGACAATCGACAATTCAGAAGCAGAAATCTTTGTCGGTGAAAACAGGCCATATAAAACAGGTGAGAGTACTACTACAGGATCGGGTGTAGTTTCAACGTATTCTTATAAAGATGTAGGTATTAAGCTTACCATCAAGCCGCACATTAATCGTAAGGATGGTTTGATAAAACTTGAAGTTGCTCAGGAATATAACACTATGTCTACTGCAGGAACTCTTGATTTGCCTGTAACAAATGATCGCACCACTAAGACAACTATTATTTTAGCTGACGGATCAACAATGGTCATCGGCGGTATGATCCAGTCTGAGCAGACTAGAGGGCAAAGCGGTGTCCCGTATCTTTCAGATTTACCTTTGCTTGGCTGGTTATTTAAAACGCAGTCCAACAGTGGATCGAAAAAAACTTTGATGGTTTTTCTGTCAGCCAGAATAATCAGGACAACCGAGCAGCTTGAAGCTCTCAGTAAGGCCAAAATGGACAAGTACCGCAATCAACGGGCCCGGTTTAACCAGTATATTGAGAAAGAATTTAATACTTACAAAAATAATGATGTTCCGACAGATGAACCTGAAATATCTTCAACCCAGTCTGATGGTTAA